A stretch of the Azorhizobium caulinodans ORS 571 genome encodes the following:
- a CDS encoding nickel-dependent hydrogenase large subunit yields MRDASAKDGTARLIVGPFNRVEGDLEVRLEVADGAVRAAFVSSPLFRGFERILEGRDPFDALVIAPRICGICSVSQSQAAALALAQWQGLAPTANGRIATNLLVAAENVADHLTHFHLFFMPDFARAAYADRPWFAAAEARFKAGRGTSARRLIEARATLMHVLGLLAGRWPHTLAIQPGGVTRRAEPRDQMRLLATLGAVRATLEQTLYGAPLERISALADPRELEAWRALGPDGDFRLFLEIAADLDLTHLGRAYDRFLSFGAYPGEEGPHYPAGTFADGVLGGVDEAAIAEDHTFARMEDRAAPHHPFAGSTIPDGFDETGYTWCKAPRLAGQPFETGALARQFMDGQPLARALVAAGGGNVFSRVIGRLIETARTLIAMEGWVRALEPAEPWCAHGTNPSEGRGAGLTEAARGALGHWMEVRNGRIARYQIIAPTTWNFSPRDAAGVPGPLEAALVGAPVQEGETTPLSVQHIVRSFDPCMVCTVH; encoded by the coding sequence ATGAGGGATGCGTCAGCGAAGGACGGGACGGCCCGGCTCATCGTCGGCCCGTTCAACCGCGTGGAGGGCGATCTTGAGGTGCGCCTTGAGGTGGCGGACGGCGCAGTGCGCGCGGCCTTCGTCTCCTCGCCGCTGTTCCGCGGCTTCGAGCGCATATTGGAGGGGCGCGATCCCTTCGACGCGCTGGTGATCGCCCCACGCATCTGCGGCATCTGTTCGGTGTCGCAATCGCAGGCGGCGGCGCTGGCGCTGGCGCAATGGCAGGGCCTCGCGCCCACCGCCAACGGGCGCATCGCCACCAATCTCCTCGTGGCGGCGGAGAACGTGGCCGACCACCTCACCCATTTCCACCTCTTCTTCATGCCGGATTTCGCCCGCGCGGCCTATGCGGACCGGCCGTGGTTCGCCGCCGCCGAGGCGCGCTTCAAGGCGGGGCGAGGCACCAGCGCGCGGCGGCTCATCGAGGCGCGGGCGACGCTCATGCACGTCCTCGGCCTGCTGGCGGGGCGCTGGCCGCATACGCTTGCCATCCAGCCCGGCGGCGTGACGCGCCGGGCCGAGCCGCGCGACCAGATGCGCCTTCTGGCGACGCTAGGCGCCGTGCGTGCGACGCTGGAACAAACCCTCTATGGCGCGCCCCTGGAGCGGATCTCCGCTCTGGCGGACCCGCGGGAGTTGGAGGCGTGGCGCGCGTTGGGCCCGGATGGCGATTTCCGCCTGTTCCTTGAAATCGCCGCCGACCTCGATCTCACCCACCTTGGGCGGGCCTATGACCGCTTCCTGAGCTTCGGTGCCTATCCGGGCGAGGAGGGGCCGCATTACCCGGCCGGCACCTTCGCGGACGGGGTCTTGGGCGGCGTGGACGAGGCGGCCATCGCCGAGGACCACACCTTCGCCCGCATGGAGGATCGCGCGGCCCCGCATCACCCCTTCGCCGGCTCCACCATTCCCGATGGCTTCGACGAGACCGGCTACACCTGGTGCAAGGCGCCGCGCCTGGCCGGCCAGCCCTTCGAGACCGGCGCGCTGGCCCGCCAGTTCATGGACGGCCAGCCGCTCGCCCGCGCGCTGGTGGCGGCGGGCGGCGGCAATGTCTTCAGCCGTGTCATCGGCCGGTTGATCGAGACCGCGCGCACCCTCATCGCCATGGAGGGCTGGGTGCGGGCGCTGGAGCCTGCGGAGCCCTGGTGCGCCCATGGGACGAACCCGTCCGAGGGGCGGGGCGCCGGGCTGACGGAAGCGGCGCGCGGGGCTCTGGGCCACTGGATGGAGGTCCGGAACGGGCGCATCGCGCGCTATCAGATCATCGCACCCACCACCTGGAATTTCTCGCCCCGCGACGCGGCGGGCGTGCCCGGCCCGCTGGAGGCGGCGCTGGTGGGTGCTCCGGTGCAGGAGGGCGAGACGACACCGCTTTCCGTGCAGCACATCGTGCGCTCCTTCGACCCCTGCATGGTCTGCACGGTGCATTGA
- the hypF gene encoding carbamoyltransferase HypF produces MERTGEAEEITVRGIVQGVGFRPFVWRLARRFGLAGSVSNTGDAVRIHIRGPVEARAAFVAALVAEAPPLARVEQVTRVPAAPVEGAEFHIAESGLGTVSVGIVPDLATCPACRSEIADPKARRFRYAFTNCTDCGPRFSIVEGLPYDRPRTTMRAFALCPDCRREYDDPADRRFHAQPIACPTCGPRLRFGAFEGDAALAAAASALKAGAILAVKGIGGFHIACDATSEAVVAELRRRKQRPAKPLAVMVADLAAARALAEVSALEAEALSDPSAPIVLLRRHLDGPLAPSVAPGQSHVGLMLTYTPLHHLLLASVGGPLVMTSANRANAPQVFRDEEAEAALAGIVDGLLTHDRPIARRLEDGVVRIAAGGVRVMRRGRGQAPRALDWPADFEGAPPILALGSDLKSAACLSHGRKALLTHHLGDLDTPAVEDEFARALADMADVFAHHPEAVAVDLHPGYRATQFGTALAVERGLPLLAIPHHHAHIAATLAENGWPRLGGPVVGLALDGLGLGDDGTLWGAEVLVCDYRESRRIARLVPIPLAGGDVASREPWRVLLAHLDTAVGEDGFPADLLDGKPLATVRAMIAKGLNAPLASSAGRLFDAMAALLGLAPDRLSFEGEAAMALEACAGDIMAAPYPMAVREADGLMELDPAPLWRTALADRAAGVPAPAMAARFHAGVAAAFADLAAWVAEGHGLSTVALSGGVFQNARLLEDVAARLSAHGLAVLLPAEVPANDGGLAFGQAAIAAARLMASEGR; encoded by the coding sequence ATGGAGCGCACGGGCGAAGCTGAAGAGATCACGGTGCGCGGCATCGTGCAGGGGGTGGGCTTCCGCCCCTTCGTCTGGCGCCTCGCCCGCCGGTTCGGACTCGCGGGAAGCGTCAGCAATACCGGCGATGCGGTGCGCATCCATATCCGCGGGCCTGTCGAGGCCCGCGCGGCTTTCGTCGCCGCGCTCGTGGCCGAGGCTCCGCCGCTTGCCCGCGTCGAGCAGGTGACGCGCGTCCCTGCTGCCCCGGTCGAGGGGGCAGAGTTCCACATCGCGGAGAGTGGGCTGGGGACGGTGTCCGTGGGCATCGTGCCGGATCTCGCCACCTGTCCCGCCTGCCGTTCGGAGATCGCGGACCCGAAGGCCCGGCGCTTCCGCTATGCCTTCACCAATTGCACCGATTGCGGCCCGCGCTTCTCCATCGTGGAAGGCCTGCCCTATGACCGCCCGCGCACCACCATGCGCGCCTTCGCCCTGTGCCCCGACTGTCGGCGCGAATATGACGACCCGGCCGACCGTCGCTTCCATGCCCAGCCCATCGCCTGCCCCACCTGCGGCCCGCGCCTGCGCTTCGGGGCCTTCGAGGGAGATGCGGCGCTGGCGGCGGCTGCGAGTGCTCTGAAGGCGGGCGCGATCCTGGCAGTGAAAGGCATCGGCGGCTTCCACATCGCCTGCGATGCCACCAGCGAGGCGGTGGTGGCGGAGCTGCGCCGCCGCAAGCAGCGTCCGGCCAAGCCCCTCGCCGTGATGGTGGCTGACCTCGCCGCTGCTCGTGCGTTGGCCGAAGTGTCAGCCCTTGAGGCGGAGGCTCTTTCGGACCCGTCCGCGCCCATCGTTCTGCTGCGCCGGCACCTTGATGGACCGCTCGCGCCCTCGGTTGCGCCGGGCCAGAGCCACGTGGGGCTGATGCTGACGTATACGCCCCTGCATCACCTGCTGCTGGCGAGCGTGGGTGGGCCGCTGGTGATGACCAGCGCCAACAGGGCCAATGCCCCGCAGGTGTTCCGCGACGAAGAGGCCGAGGCTGCGCTCGCCGGCATCGTGGACGGCCTCCTCACCCACGACCGCCCCATCGCCCGGCGGTTGGAGGATGGCGTGGTGCGCATCGCCGCCGGCGGCGTGCGGGTGATGCGTCGGGGGCGCGGGCAGGCGCCCCGCGCCCTCGACTGGCCGGCGGATTTCGAGGGGGCGCCGCCCATCCTCGCGCTCGGGAGCGATCTCAAGAGCGCTGCCTGTCTCAGCCATGGCCGCAAGGCGCTGCTGACCCATCATCTGGGCGACCTCGATACGCCCGCCGTGGAAGACGAGTTCGCCCGCGCGCTGGCCGATATGGCGGATGTGTTCGCGCATCATCCTGAGGCGGTGGCGGTGGACCTCCATCCCGGCTACCGCGCGACGCAGTTTGGCACGGCACTGGCGGTGGAGCGGGGCCTGCCGCTGCTGGCTATTCCGCACCATCACGCCCATATCGCCGCCACTCTGGCGGAAAACGGCTGGCCGCGTCTCGGGGGGCCGGTGGTGGGCCTTGCCCTCGACGGTCTCGGCCTCGGGGACGATGGCACGCTCTGGGGCGCCGAGGTGCTCGTCTGCGATTATCGGGAGAGCCGCCGCATAGCGCGCCTCGTCCCCATTCCGCTCGCCGGCGGGGATGTTGCGAGCCGGGAGCCGTGGCGCGTGCTGCTGGCTCATCTGGACACGGCGGTGGGGGAAGATGGCTTTCCGGCGGACCTTCTGGATGGAAAGCCGCTTGCCACCGTGCGGGCCATGATCGCCAAGGGGCTCAATGCGCCACTCGCCAGTTCCGCCGGGCGGCTGTTCGATGCCATGGCGGCGCTGCTTGGCCTCGCGCCCGATCGCCTCTCCTTTGAGGGCGAGGCGGCGATGGCGCTGGAAGCCTGTGCGGGCGACATCATGGCCGCGCCCTATCCCATGGCGGTGCGGGAGGCCGACGGCCTCATGGAACTGGATCCGGCGCCGCTCTGGCGGACGGCATTGGCCGACCGGGCAGCGGGCGTGCCCGCCCCCGCGATGGCGGCGCGATTCCATGCGGGTGTCGCCGCGGCCTTTGCCGACCTTGCCGCCTGGGTGGCAGAAGGCCATGGGCTATCCACCGTCGCTTTGTCCGGCGGCGTGTTTCAGAACGCCCGCTTGCTCGAAGACGTGGCGGCCCGCCTGTCCGCCCATGGTCTTGCCGTGCTGCTGCCCGCCGAGGTGCCGGCCAATGACGGCGGCCTCGCCTTCGGGCAGGCGGCCATCGCGGCGGCGCGGCTGATGGCGTCAGAGGGCCGGTAA
- a CDS encoding hydrogenase small subunit yields the protein MAGLETFYDVMRRQGITRRSFLKYCSLTAAALGLGPEMVPEIAHAMETKPRLPVLWLHGLECTCCSESFIRSAHPLVKDVVLSMISLDYDDTLMASAGHQAEAILDEVMEKYKGNYILAVEGNPPLNEDGMYCIIGGKPFVDQLKKVAKDAKAIISWGSCASYGCVQAARPNPTRATPVHEVIFDKPIIKVPGCPPIAEVMTGVITYMLTFDRIPELDRQGRPKMFYSQRIHDKCYRRPHFDAGQYVEKFDDEGARKGYCLYKVGCKGPTTYNACSTVRWNDGVSFPIQAGHGCIGCSEDGFWDKGSWYARLTDIKGEGFGIEANADKIGFAAAGVVGGAVAVHAAVSALKRAQHKGDAQ from the coding sequence ATGGCCGGCCTCGAGACCTTCTATGACGTGATGCGCCGGCAGGGCATCACCCGCCGCTCATTCCTGAAATATTGCTCGCTGACCGCTGCCGCGCTCGGCCTCGGCCCGGAGATGGTGCCGGAAATCGCCCATGCGATGGAGACCAAGCCCCGCCTGCCGGTGCTTTGGCTCCATGGCCTGGAATGTACCTGCTGCTCGGAAAGCTTCATCCGCTCCGCTCACCCGCTGGTGAAGGACGTGGTGCTCTCCATGATCTCGCTGGACTATGACGACACGCTCATGGCCTCTGCGGGCCATCAGGCGGAAGCGATCCTTGATGAGGTGATGGAGAAGTACAAGGGCAACTACATCCTCGCGGTGGAAGGCAATCCGCCGCTCAACGAGGATGGCATGTACTGCATCATCGGCGGCAAACCCTTCGTCGATCAGTTGAAGAAGGTGGCGAAGGACGCCAAGGCCATCATCTCCTGGGGCTCCTGCGCCTCCTATGGCTGCGTGCAGGCGGCGCGTCCCAATCCGACGCGCGCGACCCCGGTGCATGAGGTGATCTTCGACAAGCCCATCATCAAGGTGCCGGGCTGCCCGCCCATCGCCGAGGTGATGACCGGCGTCATCACCTACATGCTCACCTTCGACCGCATCCCGGAGCTGGACCGCCAGGGCCGGCCGAAGATGTTCTATTCCCAGCGCATCCACGACAAATGCTATCGCCGCCCGCATTTCGATGCCGGGCAATATGTCGAGAAGTTCGACGACGAGGGCGCGCGCAAGGGCTATTGCCTCTACAAGGTGGGCTGCAAGGGGCCGACCACCTACAACGCCTGCTCCACCGTGCGCTGGAATGACGGCGTTTCCTTCCCGATCCAGGCCGGCCACGGCTGCATCGGCTGCTCCGAGGACGGCTTCTGGGACAAGGGTTCCTGGTATGCCCGTCTCACCGACATCAAGGGTGAAGGCTTCGGCATCGAGGCCAATGCGGACAAGATCGGCTTTGCCGCCGCAGGCGTCGTGGGCGGCGCCGTGGCCGTGCACGCGGCCGTCAGCGCGCTGAAGCGCGCCCAGCACAAGGGAGACGCCCAGTGA
- a CDS encoding nickel-dependent hydrogenase large subunit, with amino-acid sequence MTIQTPNGFSLDNAGRRIVVDPVTRIEGHMRCEVNVDANNVIRNAVSTGTMWRGLEVILKGRDPRDAWAFVERICGVCTGCHALTSVRAVEDALQIKIPNNAFLIREIMAKVLQWHDHVVHFYHLHALDWVNPVNALKADPKATSALQQSISNHSKSSPGYFRDVQNRLKTFVESGQLGIFKNGYWDNPAYKLPPEADLLAVTHYLEALDFQREIVKVHTIFGGKNPHPNYMVGGVPCAINMDGDMSAGAPLNMERLNFVKLKLQEALEFSANVYVPDVIAIASFYKDWLYGGGLSALNVMDYGDYEAIQGQKSTDRLPGGVILGGKWDEIHPIDPRDPAQVQEFVTHSWYTYGSGNNDKGLHPWDGVTEPKYELGPAAKGTKTNIEAVDEAAKYSWIKAPRWRGNAVEVGPLARYILAYSKGVDYVKGQVDEALGRFNTLAGTNFTPKQALPTTIGRTLARALEAHYCAVMMMDDFNHLIANIKAGDTSTANVEKWDPSTWPKEAKGVGTVAAPRGGLGHWIKIKDGRIENYQCVVPTTWNGGPRDPKGNIGAFEASLLNTPMQRPDEPVEILRTLHSFDPCLACSTHVLAPGGEELARVTVR; translated from the coding sequence GTGACCATCCAGACCCCGAACGGCTTCAGCCTGGATAATGCCGGGCGCCGTATTGTCGTCGATCCCGTCACCCGCATCGAAGGCCATATGCGCTGCGAGGTGAATGTCGACGCCAACAACGTCATCCGCAACGCGGTCTCCACCGGCACCATGTGGCGCGGGCTGGAGGTCATCCTGAAGGGCCGCGATCCCCGCGATGCCTGGGCTTTCGTGGAACGCATCTGCGGCGTGTGCACCGGCTGCCACGCGCTCACCTCCGTGCGCGCGGTGGAGGATGCCCTCCAGATCAAGATCCCGAACAACGCCTTCCTGATCCGCGAGATCATGGCCAAGGTGCTGCAGTGGCACGACCATGTGGTCCACTTCTATCATCTGCATGCGCTCGACTGGGTGAACCCGGTCAATGCGCTGAAGGCCGATCCCAAGGCGACCTCCGCCCTCCAGCAGTCCATCTCCAACCATTCCAAGTCCTCGCCGGGCTATTTCCGCGATGTGCAGAACCGGCTGAAGACCTTCGTGGAGAGCGGGCAGCTCGGCATCTTCAAGAACGGCTACTGGGACAATCCCGCTTACAAGCTGCCGCCCGAGGCGGACCTGCTGGCGGTGACGCACTATCTCGAAGCGCTCGATTTTCAGCGGGAGATCGTGAAGGTCCACACCATCTTCGGCGGCAAGAACCCGCATCCGAACTACATGGTGGGCGGCGTGCCTTGCGCCATCAATATGGACGGGGACATGTCGGCGGGCGCTCCGCTCAATATGGAGCGCCTCAACTTCGTGAAGCTGAAGCTTCAGGAGGCGCTGGAATTCTCGGCCAATGTCTATGTGCCGGACGTGATCGCCATCGCCAGCTTCTATAAGGACTGGCTCTATGGCGGCGGCCTCTCGGCGCTCAACGTGATGGATTATGGCGACTACGAAGCCATCCAGGGCCAGAAGTCCACGGACCGTCTGCCGGGCGGCGTCATCCTCGGCGGCAAGTGGGACGAGATCCATCCCATCGATCCGCGCGATCCGGCGCAGGTGCAGGAGTTCGTCACCCATTCCTGGTACACCTACGGCAGCGGCAACAATGACAAGGGCCTGCACCCCTGGGATGGCGTGACCGAGCCGAAATATGAGCTCGGCCCCGCCGCCAAGGGCACCAAGACCAATATCGAGGCCGTGGACGAGGCCGCCAAATACAGCTGGATCAAGGCGCCGCGCTGGCGCGGCAATGCGGTAGAGGTGGGCCCGCTCGCCCGCTACATCCTCGCCTATTCCAAGGGCGTCGATTACGTGAAGGGGCAGGTGGACGAAGCGCTCGGGCGCTTCAACACCCTCGCCGGCACGAATTTCACGCCCAAGCAGGCGCTGCCCACCACCATCGGCCGCACGCTGGCGCGGGCGCTGGAAGCGCATTATTGCGCGGTGATGATGATGGACGACTTCAACCATCTCATCGCCAACATCAAGGCGGGCGATACATCCACGGCGAATGTGGAGAAGTGGGACCCCTCCACCTGGCCGAAGGAGGCCAAGGGCGTCGGCACGGTGGCGGCGCCGCGCGGAGGCCTCGGTCACTGGATCAAGATCAAGGACGGCCGGATCGAGAATTATCAGTGCGTGGTGCCCACCACCTGGAACGGCGGCCCTCGGGACCCGAAGGGCAACATCGGTGCGTTCGAGGCTTCGCTCCTCAACACGCCCATGCAGCGCCCCGACGAGCCGGTGGAGATCCTGCGCACGCTGCACTCCTTCGACCCGTGCCTCGCCTGCTCCACCCACGTGCTTGCGCCGGGCGGGGAGGAACTCGCCCGCGTCACCGTGCGCTGA
- the cybH gene encoding Ni/Fe-hydrogenase, b-type cytochrome subunit, with protein MSDIPLSQPKAAEAPKERRLPTVYVYEAPVRLWHWVNALCIVVLCITGYLIASPLPTLSGEPSAHYQMGYIRFFHFAAAYIFAVGFVGRVLWAFVGNKYSRELFTFPFWRASFWRGLIIEVKWYAFLKPRPLKFVGHNPLAQFFMFFVMVLGGLFMIGTGFALYSEGAGLGSWQDRMFGWIIPLLGGSMQVHTLHHIGMWVFILFVIIHVYSVIREDIMSRQTMISAMTNGTRSFRDDDPE; from the coding sequence ATGAGCGACATTCCCCTCTCCCAACCCAAGGCGGCGGAGGCTCCCAAGGAGCGGCGCCTGCCGACGGTCTACGTCTATGAGGCGCCGGTGCGCCTGTGGCACTGGGTGAATGCCCTGTGCATCGTCGTCCTGTGCATCACCGGCTATCTCATCGCCTCGCCCCTGCCGACGCTGTCAGGTGAGCCGAGCGCGCATTACCAGATGGGGTACATCCGCTTCTTCCATTTCGCCGCCGCCTACATCTTCGCGGTGGGCTTCGTGGGGCGGGTGCTCTGGGCCTTCGTGGGCAATAAATATTCCCGCGAGCTGTTCACCTTCCCCTTCTGGCGCGCGAGCTTCTGGCGCGGGCTCATCATCGAGGTGAAGTGGTATGCCTTCCTGAAGCCGCGGCCGCTGAAGTTCGTCGGTCACAACCCCCTGGCGCAGTTCTTCATGTTCTTCGTCATGGTGCTGGGCGGGCTGTTCATGATCGGCACCGGCTTCGCCCTCTATTCGGAGGGGGCGGGCCTCGGCTCCTGGCAGGACCGCATGTTCGGCTGGATCATCCCGCTACTGGGCGGCTCCATGCAGGTGCACACGCTGCACCACATCGGCATGTGGGTGTTCATCCTGTTCGTGATCATCCATGTCTATTCGGTGATCCGGGAGGACATCATGTCCCGCCAGACCATGATCTCCGCCATGACCAACGGCACCCGCAGCTTCCGCGACGACGATCCCGAATAG
- a CDS encoding HyaD/HybD family hydrogenase maturation endopeptidase, whose translation MDGEHILVLGIGNILWADEGFGVRVVEALDRAFTFPDHVTLLDGGTQGLYLLPALEEADVVVILDAVDYGLPPGTLHCLSDGDVPAVLGARKLSLHQTGFQEVLALLQLRGCLPRHLRLVGVQPHTLDDYGGGLTPPVAAQVAPAVTEVLRLLTEEFDVPVRPRDSESSEGLVTAAVARAAYEAGRPSAQDACRIGDARVLARTFGEA comes from the coding sequence ATGGACGGCGAACACATCCTCGTGCTTGGCATCGGCAACATCCTGTGGGCGGACGAAGGCTTCGGCGTCCGCGTGGTGGAAGCCCTCGATCGCGCCTTCACTTTCCCCGACCATGTGACGCTGCTCGATGGCGGCACGCAGGGCCTCTATCTCCTGCCCGCGTTGGAAGAGGCGGATGTGGTGGTGATCCTCGATGCGGTGGATTACGGCCTGCCCCCCGGCACCCTCCATTGTCTGTCCGATGGCGACGTTCCCGCCGTGCTCGGCGCGCGCAAGCTGAGCCTTCACCAGACCGGATTCCAGGAGGTGCTGGCGCTGCTGCAACTGCGCGGCTGCCTGCCGCGCCATCTGCGCCTCGTGGGCGTCCAGCCCCATACGCTTGATGATTACGGTGGAGGGCTGACCCCTCCGGTGGCGGCGCAGGTCGCCCCCGCCGTGACCGAGGTCTTGCGCCTCCTTACTGAAGAGTTCGACGTTCCGGTGCGGCCGCGCGACAGCGAAAGCTCGGAGGGGCTCGTCACCGCCGCCGTGGCGCGTGCCGCTTATGAGGCGGGACGGCCGAGCGCGCAGGACGCCTGCCGCATCGGCGACGCCCGCGTGCTCGCCCGCACCTTCGGCGAGGCCTGA
- a CDS encoding HypC/HybG/HupF family hydrogenase formation chaperone, producing MCVGLPMRIESRSGHLAECSGPEGFARVDLALVPEAQVGDYVLVFLGAARRLIDALEARQIADALAALSAVMSGTSDAGALDRAFADLDREPQLPPHLAAALAAGRTEA from the coding sequence ATGTGCGTCGGCCTGCCCATGCGCATCGAGAGCCGGAGCGGGCATCTTGCCGAATGCTCCGGCCCGGAAGGCTTTGCGCGCGTCGATCTCGCCCTCGTGCCGGAGGCGCAGGTGGGCGATTATGTGCTCGTCTTCCTCGGCGCCGCCCGCCGCCTCATCGATGCCCTCGAGGCGCGCCAGATCGCCGACGCGTTGGCGGCCCTCTCGGCCGTAATGTCCGGCACAAGCGACGCCGGCGCTCTCGACCGCGCCTTTGCCGATCTCGACCGGGAGCCGCAGCTCCCGCCCCACCTGGCCGCAGCGTTGGCTGCGGGACGTACGGAGGCCTGA
- a CDS encoding hydrogenase → MSLSAATAPAPLPHPLVERLVITHGYSYADALSDLDGEPRDLLLFLPSHGKPHLETPDIAAVLPELVKSLNGTADRLSAAIAGPALELELRQQLQLALPALVVVRAGTPIGSVARMRDWDEYLARLSAVLGAATH, encoded by the coding sequence ATGTCCCTTTCCGCCGCAACGGCCCCGGCGCCGCTTCCGCACCCTCTGGTTGAGCGTTTGGTCATCACGCATGGGTATTCCTATGCGGATGCGCTTTCGGATCTCGACGGCGAGCCGCGCGATCTCCTCCTGTTCCTGCCCTCCCACGGCAAGCCGCATCTGGAGACGCCGGACATCGCCGCCGTCCTGCCGGAACTGGTGAAGTCGCTGAACGGCACTGCCGACCGGCTCTCCGCCGCCATCGCCGGCCCGGCGTTGGAACTGGAACTGCGCCAGCAGCTTCAGCTCGCTCTGCCGGCGCTGGTGGTGGTGCGGGCCGGAACGCCCATCGGCTCCGTCGCCCGCATGCGCGACTGGGATGAATATCTCGCCCGCCTGAGCGCCGTCCTCGGCGCGGCCACCCACTGA
- a CDS encoding hydrogenase expression/formation protein, translated as MASPFAIQPPLGFGPGSQSGDEEGLAYLPMPSGMRVYEPHLLDADVAGPCAAALATLAAVRDALARWQPGGHESFSLAGLDARNRALIDEALGEGEVAVRVTGVVPLEIQEATFAGVWRVRGAESVDRIEVGAFPRGALLRAFPAEWQMDLEDIARPRPGVVNAPPILAEIAHRTSARAPGTPAHVINFSLLPHTPEDLVLIDEVLGQGHLTILSRGYGNCRIDAAARRDVWRVRYYNSTDMLILDTLEITSLPEVAQAAPEDIADSAARLAQVLDALA; from the coding sequence ATGGCCTCGCCCTTTGCCATCCAGCCGCCCCTCGGATTCGGCCCCGGCAGCCAGTCGGGAGACGAGGAGGGCCTCGCGTATCTGCCCATGCCCTCGGGTATGCGGGTCTATGAGCCCCATCTTCTCGATGCGGACGTGGCGGGCCCCTGCGCCGCCGCGCTCGCGACGCTGGCGGCGGTGCGCGATGCGCTGGCCCGCTGGCAGCCGGGTGGCCACGAGAGCTTTTCGCTGGCCGGGCTCGATGCCCGGAACCGCGCCCTGATCGACGAGGCGCTGGGCGAGGGCGAAGTGGCGGTGCGCGTCACCGGCGTCGTGCCGTTGGAGATCCAGGAAGCGACCTTCGCCGGCGTGTGGCGCGTGCGCGGCGCGGAGAGCGTCGATCGCATCGAGGTGGGGGCTTTTCCGCGTGGCGCATTGCTGCGCGCCTTCCCGGCGGAATGGCAGATGGACCTTGAGGATATCGCCCGGCCGCGCCCGGGCGTGGTGAACGCGCCGCCCATCCTGGCCGAGATCGCCCACCGCACCAGCGCCCGCGCGCCCGGTACGCCGGCCCACGTCATCAATTTCTCCCTGCTGCCGCACACGCCGGAAGACCTCGTGCTGATCGATGAGGTGCTGGGGCAGGGGCACCTCACCATTCTCTCGCGCGGCTATGGCAATTGCCGGATCGATGCCGCCGCGCGGCGGGATGTGTGGCGGGTGCGCTATTACAATTCCACCGACATGCTCATCCTCGACACGCTGGAGATCACGTCTCTGCCGGAGGTGGCGCAGGCCGCGCCCGAGGACATTGCCGACAGCGCCGCGCGCCTTGCGCAGGTGCTGGACGCTCTGGCGTGA
- a CDS encoding [NiFe]-hydrogenase assembly chaperone HybE: MTASLRFEGSYRGQAATLDPATRLECKICWHVYDPAEGCEVWQVPPGTPFTALPDHWRCPVCDGARDQFMVLDGGAPEARPASAAAEPDVDPRLLAIARDVPGKLEAAFREIHAGQMRGVPMVNETLSVKAVGFRVHEGRVLGMLITPWFMNLILLPGPDEDWSHLATGAKDLVEFPSGFYEFLAAQRPEVGAYKACSLFSPMFDFSSMLQAVETAQAALVALFDPAHREPGVPSAEIRRRREAELAAKEAAQPKLPDLAPEGEPEAEDGAEALPQTLVPPPERSRREMIFGRSARPAGAP; this comes from the coding sequence GTGACCGCCTCCCTGCGCTTTGAAGGCTCCTATCGCGGTCAGGCCGCGACGCTCGACCCGGCGACCCGGCTCGAATGCAAGATCTGCTGGCACGTCTATGATCCGGCGGAGGGCTGCGAGGTGTGGCAGGTGCCGCCGGGCACGCCTTTCACCGCCTTGCCGGACCACTGGCGCTGCCCGGTGTGCGACGGGGCGCGCGACCAGTTCATGGTGCTCGATGGGGGCGCGCCAGAGGCTCGCCCTGCGTCGGCGGCGGCTGAGCCGGATGTGGACCCGCGCCTTCTCGCCATCGCCCGCGATGTGCCGGGCAAGCTGGAAGCCGCGTTCCGAGAGATCCATGCCGGCCAGATGCGCGGCGTGCCCATGGTCAACGAGACCCTGAGCGTGAAGGCCGTAGGCTTCCGGGTGCATGAGGGGCGGGTGCTGGGCATGCTCATCACCCCCTGGTTCATGAACCTTATCCTGCTGCCGGGGCCGGATGAGGACTGGAGCCATCTCGCCACGGGCGCGAAGGACCTGGTGGAGTTCCCGTCCGGCTTCTATGAGTTCCTGGCCGCCCAGCGACCGGAGGTCGGAGCCTATAAGGCCTGCTCCCTCTTCTCGCCCATGTTCGATTTCTCCTCCATGTTGCAGGCGGTCGAGACCGCGCAGGCGGCCCTCGTCGCGCTATTCGATCCGGCCCATCGCGAGCCCGGCGTGCCGAGCGCCGAAATCCGCCGCCGACGCGAGGCGGAGCTGGCGGCAAAGGAGGCGGCGCAGCCCAAGCTGCCGGACCTCGCGCCTGAAGGTGAGCCTGAGGCCGAGGACGGAGCCGAGGCGTTGCCGCAGACGCTGGTGCCGCCGCCCGAACGCTCCCGGCGGGAGATGATCTTCGGCCGTTCCGCGCGTCCGGCGGGGGCCCCATGA